From the Pocillopora verrucosa isolate sample1 chromosome 11, ASM3666991v2, whole genome shotgun sequence genome, the window CATTTAAATGATGGTTCAAATGCCATCACTCCGGAAACAACTCGGCAGACAGGtcctcatcaagagcaacatcaacaactggCTGGTGTCTCATCCAGGGCCTGGCAGCCTGGTTTTTGGCGGGAAGGTGACATCAACTGTTCCATCATCAAACGCGTGACTGGCCCAAGTCACAAGTTGGTTCCATCAAGGTTTTCACCGAAATCAAAACAATAGCTATGGGCCGCTGCTTTGCATGACCAAACGCTATAACAGCACTAACTAttattttgatggtcgcagTGAAAACCAtaggcctacccatgatcctctcCGTGGAAATAGTCCTAACcgaaagaaaaatgttgcaaatccacatggtaacattttcattcgagTCGAGTAGGAAAGAGAGACTCTGACAAATTTCTACTCAAATAACTTCAGAAGTAATTAActtcttctcacaatatcaataccatatccaccagaaaagttattaaaatgaacGAACTTATCAGCAAAAGGGtatcattttgatatttcaCTTTGGTCTTTTGACTACTTTACTGTACAAGAGCATAGAAGCCAAAAATGAGATATTTGAATCACATCTTGGAGGCTTGAGTTATGGGATGATGGCCCCACATCTGCTAAGGGAATTTTATGCAAAGTCACTTTTTCTACTTTACTACTTTGAAATTTCATCCAACAAATCCCAAGGCTATGGGCCACCATTCTCTCGGAGCATGCGCTGAATTAGATcttacttttaatttgatagTTGCTCTGGAGATTATTGGCTTACACGTGATCCTAGTGGAGGAGTCGAGCCCAAGCAAGTGAAAAATGATTGtttgatcttgaaaaaattatcaaacatgtATTActttatataaaaaataataatgataatgataatgatatggAATTTATATAGCGCTCAAACTTTAAACAATATTCTgaagcgctttacataagttaaagttctatacttattaaaattaaaatattcaaaggcaataaacattagatctatcaaaacaaactaaaagctttcctaaatagaaatgttttaagttgctttttaaaaacgGTAAGGCTGCTACTTGTAGCCTACTACTACTtgtaagaaataaaaggaaaaatatcagtttgaaaGGACTGGTTAACAAATAACATATTAAATAATTTCTAAAAATAAATGCCTTACCTTTCCATTTGCGCTCAAAAAAAGCACTTTTTCTTTGCCAGGTGTTTCAAACAtaaaagatgtgttttcatGTCCAGTTTTAATTAAATCTCCCACCAACTCTTTCTATTTTCAACtttgcattttaaattattttcttcttcactgAACTGTTTCATAAAAGAGCTGATCGCAACCTTTCCGGTATTTCCATATTCTTTTTACCTAGAAGTCGtgataattgcattataaacctgcaggacttgtgttttcatttaaatgtgaAAACAGAGTTGTGGGGTAATTGGAAACGTATTGCTAAGAAAACAATAGGTCAAAGCTGTCTTATTAtacttaaatagaaaaatagacTTTCAGATGAAGATCACGGAATGAATAAATTTACAATTGGTACTAACGGTGCAAACTTATTCACAAAGGTTTGAGCGTGTCGAGCGGtgttttcaattaaaatcaaTGGGTGGGTTAaaaatttctctccttttctgtcttgTCAGACTATTTTGTCTATAGGCAAGTAATTTATATGTTCCATATATTTACTAATCATAAGTTTGTCCAAAGATTCTCCACAGATGTTCCTGCAAGTCGAGTACCTGTTTGCAGTCGTCTTGTTCTCGGCGGCAAAGACAACTGAAGGAGCCGAAAAtggcgttttctttcaaatcaaagaaaacacttttttcagctacagagaagaaaacctcttttggTCTGGAAAAACTGATTATTTGCTTTCCTGTTCGGTTTTGTGTGCGAGACAAGCTTCGTGCGGAAGTGCAAACTTTCTGGAACACACAGGACTTTGTTACCTTCTTGGCggcgaaatgcaaacaagttcaGCCACTGGGCGACTTTTACAGCGAGATGGCTCTTTCTATCTAACAAAGGTATTTGGCATTGATGACATACCATGTTTTTTGGTGACACCTTCCGATAATGTACACCTTCTCACGAACAAGTTTAAGGGCCTTCCGCACAAGTAGACAAAACTAGAATTTCCCggttaaaatgaaaggacaaatttttgtttcgtctgttgcatccgcattaaaaatataaaagccGTCAAATTCCGTCAACGCCCGATCTATTCATAAGACCAGCCAGCATAGTTTGCTAAGGATTTCACCTCCAATCCGaacttgtaaaatgtttatgatgattgaaaatttgtgaaaataaacaacGTTTTTTAAAGCGATAAAGATAACTGCTACGATCATTTCACGAAACAAAAACTCCGCAAACGTTTTGATTAAGCTTTTGAGATCTACGTAAGAGACTTGATCGGGCGTTTAAAGTAATTTGCGCTTTAgcaggaaaaaagctgaaacatGAGAGGACATTTGTGGAGGAACGTGAATGAATTGAGATGAGACCTTATAGGAAAGGTTAAGACGACAAGACCCACAGAAGCTTGTCTTACCATCAAGAccataatttaaaactttatgaaaCGTTCAATTATAAGCAGAAGCCACCAATAACTGAAATAAGACCACAGTCGCCCGGTGATTCTTCAACAATTTCGTACATATGCGCATAACACGAGGTGCGGATACTAACTATAAATTTCTTGTTTAACTCCAATTCAGATCAACCTTCCAGAAAGAACCGATTTACCTCAAGGTGAGAATTATGACTTCAGTATTATTAAGATCAGTAACCCGAGCGTTAATGTAAATTACCAGCCATAGCTATTGGATAAATCTAGATGCATCAAGACAAACTTcaacttttataattttcaatttctttatttctaccACGTTTTGGTGTCTTCCATCTTCTACCTCTCTTCCATTATCCTTCCTGGCCTATTGCtaccaattttaatttttttttgcattgaatactttttccttaatttcgattgtcattaaaataaaacaccaaaaaatcGGGACATTTATACAGCTACGTAGAATGGTTTCGAATGTCTTAGTGGTTGTACGTTCAccaataaaatcatttatttacaaGGTTCATAGTGAGGAAATGATTGAGTCTGAATCCTAATTGTCTGAGACAGCTCAAcggaattgtaaaaaaaaaaggaaagataaatcCAAGTTAGAACGCATGTCAGGAAACGTTGGGCCGGTGTTTAAGTTTAGATCCTTTTAAATTGCTCAGTAACATAAAATTGGTTCAGTCTTGTTTGATGCTCGTAACTACATTTAGGTCGCCAGCTCTATTTTCCCTTACAGGGTTTTAGTACACATAGAGGATACTTCAGTAGACTCACtttcattttttactttatGACTATAGAGCAAAACACTTCTCCACCCCCTGTTTCTAACCACCACTCAGCAGTAACCTCATGCCAGACTCTCCTCAAACAGTCTCCCGCTACGTCCACGGGTGTTTATTGGATCGATCCTGATGGTGGCTCCCAGGCCAACGCTTTCAAAGCTTACTGTGACATGGATACAAATGCAGGGGGCTGGACATTAGTATGGAGCTATTCTTTTACTAACTACACTCATTTTAACGATGATTCAAATGCAATCACTCCGAGGCCAAATTGGCCGGCCAAAAATGAAGTGAATGTTCCTATCTCTACAatttctccattaaatgaaacagactacaacgccatgAACTTCTCACTCTGGAAAAAACTCGGTAGACAGTtcctcatcaagagcaacataaacaactggctgttGTGTCAACCGGTAACTGGCAGCCTGGTTGATTGGCAGAAAGGTGACGTCAACTGTACTATCACAAAATACGTGGCTGACCCTGGAGAATCAGCTTCGGCGCCTTCCAAGTTTTCACCAAATATCGACCATGGACCAATGTTCCATTCGAGTGGGCGCTGGAACAgcaacttttattattttaatggtTACACGGGCAAATattggcctacccatgatccttgCGGAAGAAATGGgcccaaccaaaagaaaaatgttcttgatccACACGGTAACATTTTTATTCGAGCCGAGTAGCAAAGACAGACAATGACAAACCTTTACAAACGTATCTTCTTGAGTTGGTTAACTTATCTGCATAAAATCATTACATTACCTTGAAAACGTGTGACGAGAATCATCTGTAGGACCTTGAAGGCATGAAACTGCTAAAACTCTAAATTCTTCTATCGCAATTACTGAGAAAACCCCATTAGAGAGAGAATTTCGGATCAGATCTTGGAGGCTGAAGGTTCAAGCTTGTTTCACTCTCGTAAGATGACAACAGGCAAAGCACCAGTTACACTCATCATGAGAGATTGGGGGATTATCTTTCAGAATTTTACTTTCCAACGGAATTTTAGAGAATTCAAATCACTTCGCGAAACTTTGACTTGATTAGGTGCTAGCttcttctttgttgttgtaCGACAAAATTTAAGCTCTCAGTGTTTTTAATAATGACTTTTACCGCTGATGTTTACAAAACTCGTGCCAACCACTAAACCAGATAGTTGCAATCAGCTAGAGCAATTCTTAGaataaaatgagtaaataaGATTCACTTAAGGAAGCCTGGATCGATGACCACATTAAATAATTGTCGTcacgggtttttttttcttgggggtTGGGTAATGAGCATTAATTAATAGTAAAAACATATAACGGAGTTTGAAAATGGTGTGCTGCGTGGAAagtgagttttcctttttacgCTTACTACCTTCGAAAttctaataaaaacaacttttacttttacttaTGTTAAGACCATAGTGTTTACTATTACTTATTCTGCATTTATAAACcgtaattgatatatttcaggAGCTTTGCAAAACCACTCTGAGGTTTTTTGGCAATTGAGTACAGCCACCTGACCAAATAAATTCTCGTTAGATTTCTGGATATAATTGTCgccgcagttttttttttatttacatagAAAGGCCAGGAGTAAAGGGGTTGAGTAATGAGCATTAAGTAATAGTAAAAACATGTAACGGAGTTTCAAAATGGTGTACTGCGTGGAAACTTAGTTTGCCTTTTAGGCTAACTACCTTCGAAAtgctaataaaaacaacttgtaTTACATGTTAAGACCATAGTGTTTGCTATGACTTATTCTGCATTAATAAACcgtaattgatatatttcagaAGCTTTCCAAAACCACTTTGAGTTTTTTTGGCAATTGAGTACAGCCACCTGATCAAATCAATTCTCGTTAGATTTCAGGATATTATTACAGgtgtttttgccttttatgATTGTTTTCTTAGATTCATTcgataaaaaaaggcaaattaaagctgatctttatttcaaggttttgaACCACGCGTTCTGAACTTCTGAACACTCaatcttttttcccaaaaactcGCACACCCATACTTTCTCCGATCCCCGAGAGAATGATAAGAAtgataagtaaacaaataaaacagaacatAAAGTCCTTTTAGGTTGTACTCGAATGCATtacgtttatttttgtttgacaaacaaaacTCGATAAAATCATGAGGAGTAAAGATCTGCTCCCAATGTTAATTTTCCCATCGATGATGGCTTTAAAATTTGTGAGTCACTTCTCTTCAAAGTTTTGCAATATGTTAAGCAATAATCCAACAGGGTCCTCCTACTTTGACTGTTCTTCCTTATGTTATCatattttgatttcctttcttGCAGATCTTACTTCTGATCACCAAACATGTTGTTATCGTCTTTCCGAAACATCTGTTACCCTGTAGGTCAAAGCATTCCCTTGCACTCTGGTTCAACCCAGCATCCAGCAGGACACTCGTGTCAGACTCTCCTCAGTAAATATCCTTCTTTGATCTCTGGTGTTTATTGGATTGATCCTGATGGTGGATCCCAGGCcaacgctttcaaggcttactgtgacATGGAAACTGATGGAGGAGGCTGGACACTAGTGTGGAGCTATTCCTTCACTAATTATAGTCATTTTACGAGCAAATCAAATGCAATCACTCCGAGGCCAAATTGGCCGGTGAGACCCGAAGTGGATGTTCCTATCTCCACAACTCCTCCAtcaaatgaaacagactacaacgccataaacttctcactctggaaacaactcggcagacaggttctcatcaagagcaacgtaaacaactggctggtgtgtCATCCGGGAAATggcagcttggttgattggcaggaaggtgACGTCAACTGTAAGATAATTAAACTCGTGATTGACTCAAgcatatcattttcttttgcgCCTTCTAAGTTTTCGCCGAACCGAGCCTATGGACCGCTGTTCTACCTGAGTACACTCTGGGGGAGCACTTCCTATTACTTTGATGGTTTTACAGGAAATcattggcctacccatgatcctagTGGAAGCGATAGGCCTAATCAAAAGA encodes:
- the LOC136276988 gene encoding uncharacterized protein, translating into MDSPQMFLQVEYLFAVVLFSAAKTTEGAENGVFFQIKENTFFSYREENLFWSGKTDYLLSCSVLCARQASCGSANFLEHTGLCYLLGGEMQTSSATGRLLQRDGSFYLTKINLPERTDLPQEQNTSPPPVSNHHSAVTSCQTLLKQSPATSTGVYWIDPDGGSQANAFKAYCDMDTNAGGWTLVWSYSFTNYTHFNDDSNAITPRPNWPAKNEVNVPISTISPLNETDYNAMNFSLWKKLGRQFLIKSNINNWLLCQPVTGSLVDWQKGDVNCTITKYVADPGESASAPSKFSPNIDHGPMFHSSGRWNSNFYYFNGYTGKYWPTHDPCGRNGPNQKKNVLDPHGNIFIRAE